In Parasegetibacter sp. NRK P23, a single genomic region encodes these proteins:
- the ade gene encoding adenine deaminase, producing MRFSTDGHIVDIFNEKIFPGRVTVENGKIVSVEELSAARAVPARFILPGFIDAHVHIESSMLVPSEFARLAVVHGTVATISDPHEIANVCGMEGVDFMINNGKQVPFHFYFGAPSCVPATLFETAGATLDADQVEALLAKPEIKYLSEMMNFPGVLNREEEVTRKLDAARRFDKPVDGHAPGLRGEAARKYIESGISTDHECFTLEEAQEKLRYGMKIIIREGSAARNFDALIPLLKEYPEAIMFGSDDKHPDSLVKGHINELSERAVKAGIPLFNILRAACINPVLHYNLDCGMLRTGDSADFIVVEDLRSFKVLQTVIAGQKVAEEGRTLIDSVPVTPVNKFRCTPRVPSDFAYPLLKWGEEENIEQVYVIEALDGQLITNKKIVSIRSVINENNLLQSNTEEDILKMVVVNRYTPDAPIAKTFVKNFGLKKGAIASSVAHDSHNIIAVGVDDASICAAVNYIIENKGGISCGTDGMSLPVGGLMSARDGYNIAKRYAALDAAAKELGSTLSAPFMTLSFMALLVIPHLKLSDKGLFDGDTFQLV from the coding sequence ATGAGATTCAGCACGGATGGACACATTGTAGATATTTTCAACGAAAAGATATTCCCCGGAAGGGTTACGGTAGAAAACGGCAAGATCGTATCTGTGGAGGAATTATCCGCCGCAAGGGCTGTTCCAGCCCGATTTATATTGCCCGGATTTATAGATGCGCACGTACACATTGAGAGTTCGATGCTTGTTCCTTCTGAATTTGCACGGCTCGCGGTGGTGCACGGCACCGTGGCCACCATCAGTGATCCCCATGAAATCGCGAATGTGTGTGGTATGGAAGGGGTTGATTTTATGATCAACAATGGAAAACAGGTACCGTTCCATTTTTATTTCGGGGCGCCATCCTGCGTGCCTGCCACGTTATTCGAAACCGCCGGCGCCACTTTGGATGCCGACCAGGTAGAGGCGCTGCTGGCGAAGCCTGAAATAAAATACCTCTCCGAAATGATGAACTTCCCCGGCGTACTGAACCGGGAGGAAGAAGTAACGCGTAAGCTTGATGCCGCAAGGCGTTTCGATAAACCTGTTGATGGTCATGCCCCTGGATTAAGGGGAGAAGCAGCCAGGAAATACATTGAATCAGGTATTTCTACCGATCATGAATGTTTTACATTGGAAGAAGCACAGGAGAAACTCCGTTACGGCATGAAAATCATCATCCGTGAAGGAAGTGCCGCGCGTAACTTCGATGCGCTGATCCCTTTGCTGAAAGAATACCCGGAAGCCATCATGTTCGGTAGTGATGATAAACATCCCGACAGCCTGGTGAAAGGTCATATCAACGAACTTTCGGAGCGGGCCGTAAAAGCCGGCATCCCCCTGTTTAATATACTCCGTGCGGCCTGTATCAATCCGGTCCTGCATTATAACCTGGATTGCGGCATGCTGCGCACCGGTGATTCCGCCGATTTTATTGTGGTGGAAGACCTGCGCTCTTTTAAGGTATTGCAAACCGTTATAGCCGGACAAAAAGTAGCGGAAGAAGGAAGAACACTGATAGATTCCGTGCCCGTTACACCCGTGAACAAGTTCCGTTGTACGCCGCGTGTGCCATCCGACTTCGCTTATCCATTGCTGAAATGGGGGGAGGAAGAAAACATAGAGCAGGTGTATGTGATAGAAGCGCTCGACGGGCAACTGATCACCAACAAAAAGATCGTGAGTATTCGTTCGGTGATCAATGAAAATAATTTACTGCAAAGCAATACGGAAGAAGATATCCTTAAAATGGTGGTGGTGAACCGTTATACGCCGGACGCGCCCATCGCCAAGACTTTCGTGAAGAATTTCGGGTTGAAGAAAGGCGCCATCGCTTCCAGCGTGGCACACGATTCACACAACATCATTGCCGTAGGCGTGGATGATGCTTCTATTTGCGCAGCGGTGAATTACATCATCGAAAACAAAGGCGGCATCAGTTGCGGAACGGATGGCATGTCGTTGCCTGTTGGCGGACTAATGTCGGCAAGAGATGGGTACAATATCGCGAAACGTTACGCCGCTTTGGATGCTGCCGCGAAGGAGCTCGGTTCCACACTCAGCGCGCCTTTTATGACCCTTTCGTTCATGGCATTGCTGGTGATTCCCCATTTAAAACTGAGTGATAAGGGATTGTTTGACGGGGATACTTTTCAACTGGTTTAA